gcgtttgttttatgtagattgcagctccattgtttggtgcatacaaattgataattgttatgtcttgttggtggatggtcccttttaacagtatatagtgtccttccttatccttcttaattaacttaggtttgaagttgattttatttgatatgagtatggccactcctgcttgcttccgagggccatgtgagtggtatgatttttcccaaccttttaccttcagcctgtgtatgtcttttcctatcatatgagtctcctgaaggcagcatattgttggatttgtttttttgatccaggttgctagcctatgtctcttgattggtgagtttaggccattaacatttaaagttacaattgagatatgatttgtacttccagtcatgcttctttatttatttattttagtttggctagttttacttttttggttattttcttcctcctttactgagatacctcttgttgttagttttgggcactatttttcaattcctcttcttgtagtatattgctcagaatgctttgcagtgctggttttcttgctgcaaattcttttagcttttgtttatcgtgaaagattttaatttcgttgtcaaatctaaagctcaattttgctggatacagtattcttggttgaaatccattatttttcagcgtttgaaatacattgttccaggatcttctcgctttcaaagtctgtgctgagaaatcagtcgttaacctaattggtttacccctgaatgtaatctgtctcttttctctggtagcttttaatattctctccttgtcctgtatgttggctatcttcataattatgtgtcttggagttggtctattatagttttgaatgtttggggtcctgtaggcttccaggatttggcaatccattccatctttcatctctgggaagttttctacaattatttcatttaatatgctgtccattcctttggtttgaatctctgtgccttcttctatcccgatgactctcaagtttggttttttaatggcatcccatatctcttgaatagattgctcatgggatttaagcatcttttctgtgttgactatactcttttcaagttgataaaccttgtcttcattatctgatgttctgacttctacttgatcaagtctatttgtaatattctcgtttgagtttttaatttggtttatagtttcctgcaattctaggattatattttgattcttttttaagatctctatctcctggtagagctcgttctttgccatttgaatttgtttgtttaactcattttcaaaatatatttttattgcttggacttgctgtctcatgtcttctctaatattcctttccatttgagttaggtatgccttgagttctttccctatccctgcttctgatgtttctatgtcctcttgtagaattaagttgtcttgcattgtttgtactccttttttcccctgttttctcatgttgtccccgttgctttccagctctatttgattgtcgtgtttctgttctcttctatagatttgtttcggttctgtattactctgatgcctctccttagtgttgttaaactatgcctgctgccGTGGGTTCCACTGTGAAGgcagatccgacgtccgagctccagtgacgacactacttcgctatgactggccccagttccttgccggggtgtcctgaggaGGTGGTATGACtgaactgtctctgtttgatttcagctcccagtcgcggcaggcaggcggtctccagccgcccagtatcacaggccgcaggcgggtgatcggtcacctgcggccgggtgttctcctaccgcccacctatgcgggcagtgggtgaactgtcgccggcgggcctgcaatttccagctgcccagtctcgagggccttgcctctagcctcctggtttctcctgctagccttctgtagctgcagggcaggccgcacgaatcagtcggcctggatctccggggtcccacagttggcaattgggatcccaggcactctgtcctttggatttttcctgcttgcccctcccccagctctagctagacaggtttccttttggctgcagatgtgtagggggggttgcaggtcaggtgcctctagttccccccctagtctttatgcaggctcactctgattctccctccccggcaagcctaggagagattttatgcgagttcccgatgtatgggggatgggctgagtgccacacacctgttttgttgttgagatctgtcggagaatggcggtggaaatttcagctgttcaagatgctgactgctgattgccttggcggagtgcccgctgtgggggatgggactgtaccgcttccttccccgtctaaactcccgaactcagcccgggggtcagtgtgggcttggctggcgggattccacctggtttcagccaagcctctccctgcttgctaattaatggcttccctggggcgccacgccttctgtagccgcagggcaggccgcacgaatcagtgggcctggatctccggggtcccacagttggcgattgggatcccccatttattgattttttattttatttcttgcactataggagtcttgcTAAGGAAGACTAACTAACAGGTCCTAAGccaatatgatgaagatttgggcctactttttcttctattaggcagaGGGTCTATGGTTCTAAAAATACATAGTGTTAATGAGTTATCGGGAGTCTCATCATTCTCAGTGTATTGGAAGTCCCATTCCCAATAGCTCATTAAAACTTATGAATCTGGACCTTGGGAGAGAGACCTGCCTAAGAGTCAAGGTTTGAGAGACACTTTTATGTAAACATTACATGAATAAATCAATTTCTCAGACTGTAGAGACTGAAGCTCATGCTTCTTTTTtgcaaagagaaaacaataacaacaccACAATCCATGGAGCACTGATATTTACAGGTTGGGCAGACAGAGAAGCTACTATGAATGAGTCTATGAAATAATTGAAGAAACAGGAATGTGtggaataaaaacattaaaaaaaattctcatttcccTTAACAGGAACAAGTCACACAAGAGATGGAGGTTGGAAACCACACCACGGTGACTGAGTTCATCATCTTGGGGTTGACAGAGGATTCTATACTTTGTACCATCTTCTTTGTGATATTTCTAGGAATATATGTTGTCACTTTAATGGGCAACACCAGCATCATAGCTCTAATAAGAAGCTGTTCTCAGCTTCATACCCCCATGTACCTGTTCCTCAGCCACCTGGCTTTTGTGGACATTGGGTGTTCCACAGCAGTCACACCTATAATGCTTATAGGATTCTTAGAACATGGAACTATCTTCCCTGTGGCTGGCTGTGAAGCCCAGCTATGTTTTGTGGTGACATGTGGAACCACTGAGTGCTTCCTGCTGGCCGTCATGGCCTAtgatcgctatgtggccatctgctcTCCTCTGCTGTACTCCACCCACATGTCCCCCAGAGTCTGCCTTCTCTTAGTGGGGGCTTCCTACCTGGGTGGCTGTGTGAATGCTTGGACATTTACTAGTTGTTTATTGAGTCTGTCTTTCTGTGGACCAAATCAAATCGATCACTTTTTCTGTGACTTCTCCCCTTTGTTGAAACTTGCCTGCTCAGATGTCTCCTTAATTGAAATTATCCCTTCCATCTCCTCTGGCTCCATCATCGTGGTCACAGTGTTTGTCATTGTCCTCTCTTACATCTACATCCTCACCACAGTCCTGAAGATGCGCTCCTCTGAAGGGCGCcacaaggccttctccacctgcaccTCCCACCTCACTGCGGTCACTCTCTACTATGGGACCATCACTTTCATCTATGTGATGCCCAAGTCCAGCTACTCCACCAGCCAGAATCGAGTGGTGTCTGTGTTCTACACAGTGGTGATCCCCATGTTGAACCCcctcatctacagcctgaggaacagagATGTAAAGGAGGCCCTGAGGAAGGCAactgtcaaaatatatttttaggatCTATTCTTTGAATTGAAGACTACTTATCTAGTGTTCATGTACTCATATCACACATAGTACCTACCATATGCTTCTTAACTGAttgtttaaattaaataatatttctttgttctaactcTCACCTTTATGCACCTATATCAGTTGGGAGATACCTCAAAATCAGTAAAAATGATAGTAATAGTTAGTGCTATTATTGAACTCCTGCAAATGCCAAGCCCtcttcctttatttaatttatttaacaaacaatAATTTGTACTATGTGTCAGGCTCCATTCTAAACGTATTATAGCTGTGAAATCATTTATTTTGCACAACAACACAATTAAGAGGtgccatcatttttattttacaaataaactgTCTGGACAAAAAGATAGTCAGTAGAGTACCAATAGTCATACAGGTAAATAGATGTGAAGTCAACATTCAAATCAAGATTCCAAAACCCTGATGCTTCtacatttaatttttccaaaaaatctgATGCTGACATTATAAATTTTGcttacaaatgagaaagaaagtctTAGGGAGTTCAATAATTTATTCAGATTTAGATGGATTCAATTTCTCTGTTTCTAATGCTCAATTCACTTGATCTACACTATTCCACCACAATCAGTCTACTGATGTCAGCACTGTTAATGGATGTAGGGGATTTGTTTAAGGTTATCAAACCTAAGTTGGTATACTGCATAAACTTTTTGGACAAACTTTATGCAAGATGGTCTATTTTGTCCAGACACTGGCACAACTGTAAGGCCATGAAAACTGAATTGATTCCTGTCCTTTGG
This portion of the Ictidomys tridecemlineatus isolate mIctTri1 chromosome 4, mIctTri1.hap1, whole genome shotgun sequence genome encodes:
- the LOC101978652 gene encoding olfactory receptor 5P1 isoform X1, whose protein sequence is MSLLKVGNHTTVTEFIILGLTEDSILCTIFFVIFLGIYVVTLMGNTSIIALIRSCSQLHTPMYLFLSHLAFVDIGCSTAVTPIMLIGFLEHGTIFPVAGCEAQLCFVVTCGTTECFLLAVMAYDRYVAICSPLLYSTHMSPRVCLLLVGASYLGGCVNAWTFTSCLLSLSFCGPNQIDHFFCDFSPLLKLACSDVSLIEIIPSISSGSIIVVTVFVIVLSYIYILTTVLKMRSSEGRHKAFSTCTSHLTAVTLYYGTITFIYVMPKSSYSTSQNRVVSVFYTVVIPMLNPLIYSLRNRDVKEALRKATVKIYF
- the LOC101978652 gene encoding olfactory receptor 5P1 isoform X2 — translated: MEVGNHTTVTEFIILGLTEDSILCTIFFVIFLGIYVVTLMGNTSIIALIRSCSQLHTPMYLFLSHLAFVDIGCSTAVTPIMLIGFLEHGTIFPVAGCEAQLCFVVTCGTTECFLLAVMAYDRYVAICSPLLYSTHMSPRVCLLLVGASYLGGCVNAWTFTSCLLSLSFCGPNQIDHFFCDFSPLLKLACSDVSLIEIIPSISSGSIIVVTVFVIVLSYIYILTTVLKMRSSEGRHKAFSTCTSHLTAVTLYYGTITFIYVMPKSSYSTSQNRVVSVFYTVVIPMLNPLIYSLRNRDVKEALRKATVKIYF